A part of Planococcus sp. MB-3u-03 genomic DNA contains:
- a CDS encoding restriction endonuclease subunit S — protein MRFKLNELMSIKHGFAFKGEFFSESPTNKILVTPGNFKTSGGFNNNKFKYYQTDGPINRDYVFNSGDLIINMTDLSKQSDSLGATALIPDNGKMLYLHNQRVGRVNIERPDLISKEFFYFYSKTRFFRHEIIGSASGTTVKHTSPTKILSHEIELPPLTIQKKISKILLDIENKIFLNMKIINKLEGISDILFRNWFIDFEFPNEEGQPYKSSGGKMVESELGMIPEGWEVKPVSSISKIMSGGTPKTSVEEYWNGDIPFFTPKDVNNSYYSLKTEKYITEAGLDKCASKYYPKNTIFITARGTVGKLALAGRSMAMNQSCYALAHNENYQYYLYLQLKSLMRNIIQSSNGAVFNAITVRDFNYYKIPEVSQEIVEKFENLVSPLFETILNLQEENIQLSNLRDTLLPKLLSGEIEVPVKEPESV, from the coding sequence ATGAGATTTAAATTAAATGAATTAATGAGTATAAAACATGGGTTTGCGTTTAAGGGAGAATTTTTTTCAGAAAGTCCTACTAATAAAATTCTTGTAACACCAGGGAATTTTAAAACAAGTGGTGGTTTTAATAATAATAAATTTAAATATTATCAAACTGATGGTCCAATTAATCGAGATTATGTCTTTAATTCCGGTGACTTAATTATAAATATGACTGATCTTAGTAAGCAATCTGACTCTTTAGGAGCAACTGCTCTTATACCAGACAATGGTAAAATGCTTTATCTACATAATCAGCGGGTAGGTAGAGTGAATATAGAAAGGCCAGATTTAATCTCTAAGGAGTTCTTTTATTTTTATAGTAAAACTAGATTCTTCCGACACGAGATTATTGGAAGCGCTTCGGGGACTACGGTTAAACATACTTCTCCAACGAAAATTCTATCACATGAAATTGAGTTGCCTCCACTGACGATTCAAAAGAAGATATCAAAAATCCTATTAGACATTGAAAATAAGATTTTTTTGAATATGAAAATTATAAATAAATTAGAGGGAATTTCTGATATTTTATTTAGAAACTGGTTCATCGATTTCGAATTCCCGAACGAAGAAGGCCAGCCGTACAAATCAAGCGGCGGGAAAATGGTTGAGAGTGAGTTGGGGATGATACCGGAAGGATGGGAAGTAAAACCTGTTTCAAGTATCTCTAAAATTATGAGTGGTGGCACTCCTAAAACAAGTGTTGAAGAATACTGGAATGGTGATATTCCATTCTTCACGCCTAAAGATGTTAACAATTCATATTATTCATTAAAGACTGAAAAATATATTACTGAGGCAGGGTTAGATAAGTGCGCTAGTAAGTATTATCCTAAGAATACAATCTTTATTACGGCTCGGGGCACCGTTGGGAAGTTAGCTTTAGCAGGTAGAAGTATGGCGATGAATCAATCTTGCTATGCTTTAGCGCATAATGAAAATTATCAATATTACCTCTATCTGCAACTGAAAAGTTTAATGAGGAATATTATTCAGAGTTCTAATGGGGCAGTTTTCAATGCCATTACTGTGAGAGATTTTAATTACTACAAGATTCCTGAGGTCTCTCAAGAGATAGTAGAGAAATTTGAGAATTTAGTTTCGCCATTATTTGAAACAATACTAAATTTGCAGGAAGAGAATATACAATTATCAAACTTACGTGATACTCTTCTACCAAAACTACTTTCAGGAGAAATCGAAGTGCCAGTGAAAGAACCAGAGAGCGTGTAA
- a CDS encoding type I restriction endonuclease subunit R: protein MEGVEAFNEEFLELAAIEVLQELGYDYIHGPELHESGMRKDYREVIIESKLRDALGFLNPGIPGEAIEEAYRRIVAFPSPALIENNREFHELLVDGIDVTFRRDGEIRTEKVFIVDFENITRNDFLVVNQFTVIEHENRRPDLLVFVNGLPLVVIELKNLSDEAVGVEQAYNQIQTYKTEIPSLFRYNAFSIISDGLHAKAGTVTSNLERFMNWRTIDGDTVEPLDTPQYEVMLRGLLEPSRFLDVVRNFTLFQETRDAELDANGRKIGERKSIIKIMAAYHQYYAVKKAVENTKQAVSAEGDRKIGVIWHTQGSGKSFSMVFYTGALVTELNNPTIVVVTDRNDLDDQLFNTFAKSADLLRQEPKQADVRKLADAGGQAGQNGLYDLLNEREAGGIIFTTIQKFAPIEGEMPALTDRRNVIVIVDEAHRSQYGFDAKTNLDTGEQKFGYAKYLRDALPNASFIGFTGTPIEFEDKSTPAVFGNYIDIYDMTQAVEDEATVKIYYENRIIRLDVDDAEWDKIDEAFEEIVEGHEDTAREKYKSQWSRLEAVVGSPNRLKMLAKDIVEHYETKSKSMAGKAMIVTMSRKIAVRLYDEIIGLRPEWHSDDVDKGVIKVVMTGSASDEENLQKHTGGKQRRDTLANRMKDPADELQLVIVRDMWLTGFDVPSMHTMYIDKPMKGHNLMQAITRVNRVFKDKPGGAIVDYLGIFESLKKALRQYTDKDRQTTGIDTDAAIRVLQEKLEVLQGMFHRFDYSAYMGTANKDRAMAIIGGMNYVLGMPEEEQKDFKQVAMELAKAHVLVSATPEGIEVKPHVDYFKSVRATLQKLGTGNGTKRSRTEIEARVDQLLEKSIISQDVVDVFDSLGIEQPDVSILSEQFLEEIRHLQHKNVAVEMLKKLLDGKLKVMERSNLVKSERYSEKLQRALQKYRNQGITNVEVIEELIRLAYDIKKEDDAENELGLNKDEVAFYTALTDNEKVNEMMGDETLIKIAQELTSKIRANVSVDWTVRKDAQAAMRRLVKRLLKEHGYPPFQQKVAVETVLRQAELMSTNVSDWKSKQRVSDPQGSYID, encoded by the coding sequence ATGGAAGGGGTCGAAGCGTTTAACGAAGAGTTTTTGGAGCTTGCGGCGATCGAGGTGCTGCAGGAGTTGGGATATGACTATATACACGGACCTGAACTGCACGAGTCAGGGATGCGCAAAGACTACCGGGAAGTAATCATCGAATCGAAATTGCGGGATGCGCTCGGGTTTTTGAATCCCGGTATCCCGGGAGAAGCGATTGAAGAAGCTTACCGGCGGATCGTCGCATTTCCTAGTCCGGCATTGATTGAAAATAACCGGGAGTTCCATGAATTGCTTGTCGATGGGATTGATGTAACCTTCCGGCGCGACGGAGAAATCCGGACGGAAAAAGTATTCATCGTCGATTTTGAAAATATTACACGGAATGACTTTCTGGTGGTCAATCAATTTACAGTGATCGAGCATGAGAACCGCCGGCCGGATTTGCTTGTTTTCGTCAACGGTTTGCCGCTGGTGGTCATCGAATTGAAGAACTTGTCCGATGAAGCTGTCGGTGTTGAACAGGCATATAACCAAATCCAAACGTATAAAACAGAAATTCCTTCCTTGTTCCGCTATAACGCGTTCTCGATCATTTCGGATGGCCTTCATGCGAAAGCGGGAACGGTGACATCTAATTTAGAGCGGTTCATGAACTGGCGCACGATTGACGGAGATACGGTCGAGCCTCTTGATACACCTCAATACGAAGTGATGCTTCGCGGCTTGCTCGAACCATCGCGCTTTCTCGATGTAGTGCGGAACTTCACGCTTTTCCAGGAAACGCGGGACGCGGAATTGGACGCAAATGGCCGGAAAATCGGCGAACGTAAATCCATCATCAAAATCATGGCGGCTTATCACCAGTACTATGCGGTGAAAAAAGCGGTGGAAAACACGAAGCAAGCGGTATCTGCGGAAGGCGACCGGAAAATCGGCGTCATCTGGCATACCCAGGGGAGCGGGAAAAGCTTCTCGATGGTGTTCTATACCGGGGCGCTTGTCACCGAATTGAACAACCCGACGATTGTCGTCGTCACGGACCGGAATGATTTGGACGATCAATTGTTCAATACGTTTGCGAAATCCGCCGATTTATTGCGCCAGGAACCAAAACAGGCGGACGTGCGGAAGTTAGCTGATGCCGGCGGGCAAGCCGGTCAGAACGGCTTATACGATCTCCTCAATGAGCGGGAAGCGGGGGGCATCATTTTCACGACGATCCAGAAGTTCGCCCCAATTGAAGGCGAGATGCCTGCACTGACCGACCGGCGGAACGTCATCGTTATCGTTGATGAAGCGCACCGTAGCCAATACGGTTTCGACGCCAAGACGAATCTCGACACAGGAGAGCAAAAATTCGGCTATGCGAAGTATTTGCGCGATGCGCTACCGAATGCTTCATTCATCGGATTTACCGGCACACCGATCGAATTCGAAGACAAGTCGACACCTGCCGTTTTCGGCAATTACATCGACATCTACGATATGACCCAAGCGGTGGAAGACGAAGCAACGGTTAAAATCTATTATGAAAACCGGATTATCCGGCTGGATGTCGATGATGCGGAATGGGACAAAATCGATGAAGCGTTCGAAGAAATCGTTGAAGGCCATGAAGACACGGCGCGGGAAAAATATAAGTCGCAATGGTCCAGGCTCGAAGCGGTCGTCGGCTCCCCGAACCGCTTGAAGATGCTTGCCAAAGACATTGTCGAGCATTACGAGACCAAGTCGAAATCGATGGCCGGAAAAGCGATGATCGTCACGATGAGCCGCAAAATCGCGGTACGTTTATACGATGAAATCATCGGGTTGCGCCCTGAGTGGCATAGTGACGATGTCGATAAAGGCGTCATTAAAGTCGTCATGACAGGCTCCGCTTCTGACGAGGAAAATCTTCAAAAGCATACCGGCGGCAAACAGCGGCGCGATACTCTGGCGAACCGCATGAAAGATCCGGCTGATGAATTGCAGCTGGTGATCGTGCGGGATATGTGGCTGACTGGTTTTGATGTACCGTCGATGCATACGATGTATATCGATAAGCCGATGAAAGGTCATAACCTCATGCAAGCGATCACGCGTGTTAACCGGGTCTTTAAAGACAAGCCGGGCGGGGCGATCGTCGATTACCTCGGTATTTTCGAAAGCCTGAAAAAAGCCTTGCGCCAGTATACCGACAAAGACCGGCAGACAACCGGCATCGATACCGATGCGGCCATCAGGGTCTTGCAGGAAAAGCTGGAAGTGCTGCAAGGCATGTTCCATCGTTTCGATTACTCGGCGTATATGGGAACTGCCAATAAAGATCGCGCCATGGCAATCATCGGCGGCATGAACTATGTCCTTGGTATGCCAGAAGAAGAACAAAAAGACTTTAAGCAAGTGGCGATGGAACTTGCAAAAGCCCATGTACTGGTCTCAGCAACGCCGGAAGGCATCGAAGTCAAGCCGCACGTTGATTATTTCAAATCAGTGCGCGCCACTTTACAGAAGCTCGGCACAGGAAATGGAACGAAGCGTTCGCGTACGGAAATCGAAGCGCGCGTCGATCAGCTTCTCGAGAAGTCGATCATTTCACAAGACGTGGTCGACGTATTCGATTCACTCGGCATCGAACAGCCGGACGTCTCGATTCTGTCCGAACAATTCCTTGAAGAAATCCGCCACTTGCAGCACAAAAACGTTGCAGTGGAAATGCTCAAAAAATTGCTCGACGGCAAACTGAAAGTCATGGAGCGTTCAAACCTCGTGAAATCCGAACGCTATTCCGAAAAGCTGCAGCGGGCACTTCAGAAATACCGCAACCAGGGTATTACGAATGTTGAGGTCATTGAAGAATTGATTCGTCTTGCATATGACATTAAAAAAGAAGATGACGCTGAAAACGAACTTGGTTTGAACAAAGACGAAGTCGCTTTCTATACGGCTTTGACTGATAACGAAAAAGTAAATGAAATGATGGGCGACGAAACGCTTATCAAAATCGCCCAAGAATTGACGTCCAAAATTCGCGCGAACGTATCAGTCGACTGGACTGTCCGCAAAGACGCCCAAGCCGCCATGCGCCGACTTGTCAAACGCTTGTTGAAAGAACATGGTTATCCACCGTTCCAACAGAAAGTGGCAGTGGAGACTGTTCTGCGTCAGGCTGAATTGATGAGTACGAATGTTAGTGATTGGAAATCGAAGCAGCGGGTTTCGGATCCACAAGGTTCATATATTGATTAG
- a CDS encoding class I SAM-dependent DNA methyltransferase, which translates to MNNTTANVGFEETLWKAADKLRGSMDSGEYKHVVLGLIFLKYISDKFETKYQELVEEGSGFEEDIDEYAAENIFWVPAEARWDFIKDHAKDVKIGQIIDDAMLAIEKENASLKGVLEKRYARPEIDKRRLGELIDLISTIKLHSKSEKDLLGRVYEYFLGKFASAEGKGGGEFYTPTSVVKVLVEMLEPYQGRIYDPACGSGGMFIQSEKFVEEHKGRVQDLSIYGQELNSTTWKLCRMNLAIRGLDGNLGPHHADTFHDDLHKNLKADFILANPPFNISDWGGEQLTDDVRWKFGIPPKGNANFAWVQHMLHHLAPHGSAGIVLANGSLSSNTSNEGVIRKNLIEEDLVDCIVSLPGNLFYSTAIPVSLWILRRNKEKSGRFRERKNEILFIDARNEGKMVDRKLRELEAEDINKIASVYHAWRNKDGDYEDVPGFVKSATIEEVRSHDHILTPGRYVGLADIEDDGVPFEEKMVSLTTELGELFTKSSELEDQIRENLRVIGYEI; encoded by the coding sequence ATGAACAACACCACAGCCAATGTCGGCTTTGAAGAAACGCTCTGGAAAGCTGCGGATAAACTGCGCGGCAGTATGGATTCAGGGGAATACAAACACGTCGTACTCGGGTTGATTTTCCTGAAGTACATTTCCGATAAATTCGAAACGAAATACCAAGAGCTCGTCGAAGAAGGCTCAGGTTTTGAAGAAGACATCGATGAATACGCAGCCGAGAATATTTTCTGGGTGCCAGCTGAAGCGCGCTGGGATTTCATCAAAGACCACGCAAAAGACGTGAAAATTGGGCAGATCATCGATGACGCGATGCTCGCGATTGAAAAAGAAAATGCTTCATTAAAAGGCGTGCTTGAGAAGCGCTATGCCCGTCCGGAAATCGATAAGCGCCGGCTCGGTGAATTGATCGATTTGATCTCGACAATCAAACTGCATTCGAAAAGCGAGAAAGATTTGCTTGGCCGCGTGTATGAATACTTCCTCGGCAAGTTCGCTTCCGCAGAAGGAAAAGGCGGCGGAGAATTCTATACGCCGACAAGTGTCGTAAAAGTATTGGTTGAAATGCTGGAGCCTTATCAAGGCCGTATCTATGACCCGGCTTGCGGTTCAGGAGGGATGTTTATCCAAAGCGAGAAATTCGTTGAAGAACATAAAGGTCGTGTACAAGATCTATCTATCTATGGGCAGGAATTAAACTCGACAACATGGAAACTGTGCCGAATGAACTTGGCGATTCGCGGCTTGGACGGCAACTTAGGACCGCACCACGCGGATACGTTTCACGATGACTTGCATAAGAACTTAAAAGCGGATTTCATCCTTGCGAATCCGCCGTTCAACATCAGCGACTGGGGCGGCGAACAACTGACCGACGACGTGCGCTGGAAATTCGGCATTCCGCCAAAAGGAAACGCCAACTTCGCATGGGTACAGCATATGCTTCATCATTTGGCGCCGCACGGTTCGGCAGGGATTGTGCTGGCTAACGGATCGCTTTCTTCGAACACTTCAAATGAAGGGGTTATCCGTAAGAACTTGATTGAAGAAGACCTTGTTGACTGCATCGTATCCTTGCCAGGAAACTTGTTCTACTCGACAGCCATTCCCGTGTCTCTTTGGATTTTAAGACGCAACAAAGAGAAAAGCGGAAGATTCCGCGAGCGGAAAAACGAAATCCTCTTTATCGATGCACGCAATGAAGGAAAAATGGTTGACCGCAAACTGCGTGAATTGGAAGCGGAAGATATCAATAAAATCGCCTCAGTTTACCACGCATGGCGCAATAAAGATGGTGACTACGAAGATGTACCAGGATTTGTTAAGTCAGCCACTATTGAAGAAGTGCGCAGCCATGACCATATTTTGACACCAGGGCGTTATGTGGGGCTTGCGGATATTGAAGATGATGGGGTTCCTTTTGAAGAGAAGATGGTAAGCTTAACTACTGAACTAGGAGAGCTATTTACAAAATCATCTGAATTAGAAGACCAAATCCGTGAAAACTTAAGGGTGATAGGATATGAGATTTAA